Genomic DNA from Acidimicrobiales bacterium:
AGGAGTTCGGCGTCGACCTGGTCGGTCTTGGTCAGCGCAATCACACCGTGAGCGACGCCGAGGAGGTCGAGAATTCGCAGGTGTTCCTCGGTCTGCGGCTTCCACCCTTCGGTGGCGGCCACCACGAACAGGCATCCCTGGACGGCACCGACGCCGGCCAGCATGTTGCGGAGAAAGCGGATGTGGCCGGGCACGTCGATGAACGAGAGCGTGCGCCCCGAGCCCAGGGTGAGGCTGGCGAAGCCGAGATCGATCGTCAGACCCCGTGCCTTCTCCTCTTCCCAGCGATCGGGATCCGTGCCGGTAAGCAGTCGGATCAGTGTCGATTTGCCATGGTCGACGTGACCGGCGGTCGCGATGACGGTCATCGATCGCCGGTGGCCGCGAGGGCGGCGATGACCGCAGGGTCGTCGTTGGCGTCGATGGTGCGGAGGTCGATGATGGTCGACCCGTTCTCGATTCGAGCGATCAGTGGCCGCTCACCGGATCGCAACGAGCTGCGATGATCACCGGGTCGGCTCAGGCCCACGCTGGCGAAGGTGGTTCCCGGCAGCGTGCCACCGCCGGGGACGGCACGAGTGTCGACGACGATCCAGGAGCCGGCCGTCGTGGCGGCGATGGCCTCGGCCCGCACTCGCAACTCGGCGGTCGGCGTCGCAACCATGCGCCAGAAGGGGATGTCGGTGCCGCGGCGATCGAGGTAGGCCAAGGTGGTCGTCTGCAGGGCGTCGAGTACGAGGCTGCCCGGACGCAGGGCGCGCGCCAGTGGGTGTCGCCCACAGGCGGCGACGAGGTCGGCCCTTCCGGCGATGATGCCGGCCTGCGGTCCGCCGAACAGCTTGTCGCCGCTGAAGATCACGAGGTCGGCGCCGGCGTCGAGACTCTGACGAGCGGCAGGCTCGTTCGCCAACCACGAAGGCGGAGGACCGTCGAGCCAGGGGCAAGCGGCGTCGAGATAGCCCGAGCCGATGTCGGCAACCACGATGGCGTCGAGCGTCGCCAGTTCGTCGAT
This window encodes:
- the selA gene encoding L-seryl-tRNA(Sec) selenium transferase gives rise to the protein MSDRPPSVDRLARSLRASGLPHPVLVDLARRLIADGTTDMAETEANRVRRRLLTPVINGTGVLLHTNLGRAPVAVDHEATFSNLELDLETGERGSRQAGIGSLLATATGAEAAMVVNNGAAAVMLVLAALAAGKRAAVSRGELVEIGGGFRIPDVMVQSGAGLVEVGTTNRTRLADFQRAIDAHDDLEVVLHVHKSNYEIVGFTESVGIDELATLDAIVVADIGSGYLDAACPWLDGPPPSWLANEPAARQSLDAGADLVIFSGDKLFGGPQAGIIAGRADLVAACGRHPLARALRPGSLVLDALQTTTLAYLDRRGTDIPFWRMVATPTAELRVRAEAIAATTAGSWIVVDTRAVPGGGTLPGTTFASVGLSRPGDHRSSLRSGERPLIARIENGSTIIDLRTIDANDDPAVIAALAATGDR